One window from the genome of Pantoea cypripedii encodes:
- a CDS encoding beta-glucosidase has translation MAQHPLVPPSPRYQPRLFRSFFQGSFPCSSARRAGGRRLDMVISSGHDMLLEKDYAALKQEGLLTARDGARWYLIEATPGEYDWRSFLPMVHAAARHDLQIIWELMHFGYPDHLDIFHASFVDHFERFARAMAQLMRNEGVEQPFFTPVNQISFWSWAGADVAWLNPYASDRGKELKRQLVRASLAAMHAIREVYPQARFVLTDPLVQVATNPANPDSKPYADAQHQAQFEAWDWLAGRDAPELGGSEDFLDILGLNYYPDNHWFFPGDPLPDDHPSRLPLHRLLLQCWQRYQRPLLLAETGAEGDARAPWLRQVSEEAMLALEQGVALEGISLYPVVEYPAWADDRRSPGPLFGLGDPNGNRTLHEALALELRSQQIKWQKRRQD, from the coding sequence ATGGCGCAACACCCCCTTGTTCCCCCGTCCCCGCGCTATCAGCCCCGGCTGTTTCGCAGTTTTTTTCAGGGCAGTTTTCCCTGTTCCAGCGCCCGTCGCGCCGGAGGGCGACGCCTGGATATGGTGATCAGCAGCGGCCATGACATGCTGCTGGAAAAAGATTATGCCGCACTCAAGCAGGAGGGACTGCTGACCGCGCGCGATGGCGCACGCTGGTATCTGATTGAAGCCACCCCAGGTGAATATGACTGGCGCTCCTTTCTGCCGATGGTACACGCCGCCGCGCGTCACGATCTGCAAATCATCTGGGAGCTGATGCATTTTGGTTATCCCGATCATCTCGATATCTTCCATGCCTCATTTGTCGATCATTTTGAACGCTTCGCCCGCGCGATGGCGCAACTGATGCGTAATGAGGGCGTGGAGCAGCCGTTCTTCACGCCCGTCAATCAGATCTCCTTCTGGTCGTGGGCCGGTGCAGATGTCGCATGGCTTAACCCCTACGCCAGCGATCGTGGTAAGGAGCTGAAGCGTCAGCTGGTGCGGGCTTCGCTGGCGGCAATGCATGCGATTCGCGAGGTCTATCCGCAGGCGCGTTTTGTGCTGACCGATCCGCTGGTGCAGGTGGCCACCAATCCCGCTAACCCGGATAGCAAACCCTATGCCGATGCGCAGCATCAGGCACAGTTCGAAGCCTGGGACTGGCTGGCCGGGCGCGATGCGCCGGAGCTGGGCGGCAGCGAAGATTTTCTTGATATCCTTGGCCTGAATTACTATCCGGATAACCACTGGTTTTTCCCGGGTGACCCATTACCCGATGACCATCCCTCACGCCTGCCGCTGCATCGCCTGTTGTTGCAATGCTGGCAGCGTTATCAGCGGCCGCTGCTGCTGGCAGAAACCGGCGCGGAGGGCGACGCGCGCGCACCCTGGCTGCGTCAGGTGTCTGAAGAAGCGATGCTGGCTCTGGAACAAGGGGTGGCGCTGGAAGGCATTTCGCTTTATCCGGTGGTGGAGTATCCGGCATGGGCTGATGATCGTCGTTCACCGGGGCCATTATTTGGTCTGGGGGATCCCAACGGCAATCGCACGCTACATGAGGCCTTAGCGCTGGAGTTACGTAGCCAGCAGATTAAGTGGCAAAAACGGCGGCAGGATTAA
- the mdoC gene encoding glucans biosynthesis protein MdoC yields MTAAKSEREYFLDSIRAYLMLLGVPFHVSLIYSTQRWSVNSQDASMWLTVLNDFIHAFRMQVFFVISGYFSYMLYLRYQPQRWLKVRLERVGIPLLTAVPLITLPQFFMLKNLTDKVGDWDSFTLYQKYNALVWDLISHLWFLVVLVILTTLGMITFRWLRSQHRQIDYTRVGWGKLTLVLLAWSLLWCVFRRLIFTFQPNWLMDGLFSTAVMQSLFFLPFFMLGALSWKHPPLKALFVRFNPVMCFGAIAVFVAYSLNQRFSSGDGWLYEIDDVISTLMGLCMLNVCFCFGHKLLNSHSPRIMYLVNASLFIYLVHHPLTLLYGIFITPLISNDTLGFFLGLLMVFGVAFALYEIHLRIPLLRFLFSGKPQRK; encoded by the coding sequence GTAAATAGCCAGGATGCCTCGATGTGGCTGACGGTGTTGAATGATTTTATTCACGCCTTCCGCATGCAGGTGTTCTTCGTCATCTCCGGCTATTTTTCCTACATGCTTTATCTGCGCTATCAGCCACAGCGCTGGTTAAAGGTCCGCCTGGAGCGCGTGGGTATTCCGCTGCTGACCGCCGTGCCGCTCATCACTTTGCCGCAGTTTTTTATGCTAAAAAATCTTACGGATAAAGTAGGAGATTGGGACAGCTTCACCCTGTATCAGAAATACAATGCGCTGGTGTGGGACCTGATTTCCCATCTGTGGTTTCTGGTGGTGTTGGTGATCCTCACCACGCTGGGAATGATCACCTTTCGCTGGCTGCGCAGCCAGCATCGTCAGATTGATTATACCCGCGTTGGCTGGGGCAAACTGACGCTGGTCCTGCTGGCATGGTCGCTGCTGTGGTGCGTGTTCCGTCGTCTCATTTTCACCTTCCAGCCCAACTGGCTGATGGATGGACTGTTCAGCACCGCCGTGATGCAAAGCCTGTTCTTCCTGCCGTTTTTTATGCTGGGCGCACTGAGCTGGAAACATCCGCCACTGAAGGCGTTGTTTGTCCGTTTTAATCCGGTGATGTGCTTTGGCGCGATTGCGGTATTTGTTGCCTATAGTCTGAACCAGCGCTTCAGCAGTGGCGATGGCTGGTTGTATGAAATCGACGACGTGATTTCAACCCTGATGGGCCTGTGCATGCTGAACGTGTGTTTCTGCTTCGGGCACAAGCTGCTGAACAGTCACTCACCACGCATCATGTATCTGGTGAATGCCTCACTGTTTATTTACCTGGTGCACCACCCGCTCACCCTGCTGTACGGCATTTTTATCACGCCGCTGATCAGCAACGATACCCTGGGTTTTTTCCTCGGCCTGTTGATGGTGTTTGGCGTGGCGTTTGCGTTGTATGAAATCCATCTGCGCATTCCGTTGTTGCGTTTCCTGTTCTCGGGGAAACCACAACGCAAATAG
- a CDS encoding phospholipase D family protein, producing MSEAAPRHSAEKDQNWLNEITDARCASHPGMSGIHPLNDGLDAFAARYLLMGMARRTLDVQYYIWHNDMSGRLLFSALLDAAERGVKVRLLLDDNNTPGLDETLAELDRHPNIAVRLFNPFSFRTLRMLGYLTDFARLNRRMHNKSLTVDGAATLVGGRNIGDEYFGTGDEPLFTDLDVMAIGPVVQEVEHDFERYWHSKAVSPLHCVVDVDHDGRQAVRLPTAWQHSEAVLRYMARLEQSSFVSQMAEGTLSMTWAATRLLSDDPRKGLGKAKRSSLLPQRMLEVIGTPQQQFDIISAYFVPTRAGVAQLLALKRRGVKIAVLTNSLAANDVSVVHAGYARWRKKLLRHGIALYELKPQANASEAPHDRGLTGNSGSSLHAKTFSVDNRKVFIGSFNFDPRSAVLNTEMGLVIESDELAQRTHQRFIQGMRDRAWTLRLDGWGRVNWVEYPAEAGEVVHIHEPQCTWVQRLLVRLVWRLPIEWLL from the coding sequence ATGAGCGAAGCCGCACCACGCCATTCTGCGGAAAAAGACCAAAACTGGCTGAATGAAATCACGGATGCGCGCTGCGCGTCACATCCGGGCATGAGTGGGATCCATCCGCTCAATGATGGACTGGACGCCTTTGCCGCCCGTTATTTGCTGATGGGCATGGCCCGGCGCACGCTGGATGTGCAGTATTACATCTGGCATAACGATATGTCGGGTCGTCTGCTGTTTAGCGCCTTGCTGGACGCGGCAGAGCGCGGTGTCAAAGTGCGTCTGCTGCTGGATGACAACAATACCCCCGGACTGGACGAGACCCTCGCCGAGCTGGATCGTCATCCCAATATCGCCGTCCGGTTGTTCAATCCTTTTTCCTTTCGCACGCTGCGCATGCTCGGTTATCTGACCGACTTTGCCCGGCTGAATCGCCGTATGCACAATAAAAGCCTGACGGTAGATGGTGCCGCGACCCTGGTCGGCGGGCGCAATATCGGCGATGAATATTTTGGCACCGGCGATGAACCGCTGTTTACCGATCTGGACGTGATGGCGATAGGGCCGGTGGTGCAGGAGGTGGAGCATGATTTCGAGCGTTACTGGCACAGCAAAGCGGTGTCACCGCTGCATTGCGTGGTCGATGTTGATCACGATGGACGCCAGGCGGTACGACTGCCCACCGCCTGGCAACACAGCGAAGCGGTGCTGCGCTATATGGCCCGCCTGGAGCAATCCTCTTTTGTCAGCCAGATGGCGGAAGGGACGCTGAGTATGACCTGGGCGGCCACGCGTTTGTTAAGCGATGATCCGCGTAAAGGGCTGGGTAAAGCGAAGCGGTCTTCCCTGTTACCCCAGCGCATGCTGGAGGTGATTGGTACGCCGCAACAGCAATTTGACATCATCTCGGCTTATTTCGTGCCGACGCGTGCCGGGGTGGCACAGTTGCTGGCGTTGAAGCGACGCGGGGTCAAAATCGCCGTGCTGACCAATTCGCTGGCAGCCAATGATGTCAGCGTGGTGCATGCCGGTTATGCGCGCTGGCGCAAGAAGCTGCTGCGTCACGGCATTGCTTTGTACGAACTGAAGCCGCAGGCCAATGCCAGCGAGGCACCGCACGACCGTGGGCTGACCGGTAACTCTGGCTCCAGCCTGCACGCCAAAACCTTTAGCGTGGATAATCGAAAAGTTTTTATCGGCTCGTTTAATTTCGACCCGCGTTCAGCGGTGCTGAATACCGAAATGGGGCTGGTGATTGAAAGCGACGAACTGGCGCAGCGCACCCATCAGCGCTTTATTCAGGGGATGCGCGATCGTGCCTGGACCTTACGTCTCGATGGCTGGGGGCGGGTGAACTGGGTGGAATATCCGGCAGAGGCGGGCGAAGTGGTCCATATCCATGAGCCGCAATGTACCTGGGTACAGCGTTTGCTGGTGCGGCTGGTATGGCGCTTGCCGATTGAGTGGTTGCTGTAA